TAGTAACAATCATAACAACTACAACAGTCTAGCAGGACGAAGCTGAAGAAAATATACGCAGAATAGAAGTGAACACGGTCTTCTCTTGCCTGTTCCATCTTTTTACCATCTGAATATAAATGGACGCCTATTTCTGACATCCTGGAATATccacaaaaaaattcagaacataaaaatgaataatgtaTTCAAActtcttgtttacttgttctCCTGCAACAAGACAAAGATGGATTGTGTAAACTTCAAAGGGACAGTCTTACATCTTGTTTTCacgctttttttctttccaaaagaTGGATGTGCGTTTGGGAGTGACTCATCAGCACAAACTGTCACAAAATCCAGGAGTGAGCAGCAATAAAATACCTGGTGAGCTCTGAAAAGCAGcgagataaataaatacacgaAAGCTGCGAGAAATGTGTGCTACCTGCCACGCTCTACACGACAATGAAAATTGAATTGCTCATGGGTGTGGTGTAAACtataaaagcagagaaaatATCTTCTGCAACCTTACCTGTGGTGGCACGGTGCGTGAGTTCATCCTCTTAAGGCTACCTAACAATTTGATATCTTCCTCTGACCTAGAGAGTGTCTGTGAACTGAACAGAAAATGTCACCGCCTATTGACCTCCGAGGTCAGCTTGTCTACATATCTATGAGGTAATGCTACCTCATGTTTACGGCCCAAAACTCATCAAAACAATTGATAAGattgttaattttgttgttgatcgTGTCAATAGTCTTGCAGCTCTgttctttatttgttattattagtagtcatatcatcatcaatcaccaatcatcatcCAATCATTATCAAATcatccaatcaatcaatcatccaaCCAATCCGACCATCCATCCTATCAATCCATCCATCCGATCATCCGATCTATCCATCGATCCATCTATGAATCCTCATCactcatcatcaatcaatcatcatggattttttttctcggtcAAGGTGTCTCCGAAATTTATCTTGGGTCAGAAAAACCTAGACGCCGACACGGCCACACCTTTCTAGAGGCAGGGACACTGAAACACCTGAAGAACTCTGTGATGAATGTCTTTGTGTTCGCACGACACAGCTCAAAAACCTTATCGgcgatgttttatttattcaaggCTACAATGAACACGAATTGATGGCCTGTGATAATAATCATCAGTCAGCCTCTGTGTATCGTCTTTTGAacatctttctttacattttgtggcAGTTACCAATGACCTGCTCATTGCAAGACCTGTCAAAATTATTAAAGTGAATGTCATGAGAAGGAACATATAATCGAGTTCGAACAGTGAGACCTAACCCTTGACTAACTGTTCTTTTGATTGTTACTGTAGTGACGGATTGTTAGTTTACTATGTTCTGAATACAAAATGTATTATCATACTCAACACAGATGGGACTTGCAACGGGAAATCGTTGTGTTCGTTCGTGCGAAGGAATAGACCTTTGTCCTGCTGGGTGTGGGAATGGGTGCGAGCGCACTTCAGTTATGACAGACGAAGACAAACACAATGGACAATCAACTGCGATAAAGTATCAACAACTCATGAAAGTTTGAACTGTGAGCAAAGTTATATAGAGAAgtcgaaaatttttttttataatatcctgacacaaaattttttattgatGCTGTAATacttgtaataataaataattattaattgaCTAATTATTCAATTACCAATACATCTTTGTTCaattttttctatctttaaacGACAAACTTTATGATGAGTACATTACAGAGAGATCTCGCAAAGATcaaattttttctgtaaactaAATTTCTGGATCCAATCCATACCACAATTTCGGTTCATAGAGAGTGAAATCGCTTTCAGCGAGTTATTCCGCCACCAACCTCCTCCACAttttacagacaataaagtgaTATTTGTAATCAAAGCTGAACCTACCCACAACCCactgaactggaaaaaaaatgtagaaagtcATGTGGGAAATTCCGTACAAATAAAATACCAACCATATGTCAAAACGATTCTGGCGGGCCCTCTCAGGTGACACGTCTCTCCATGGGGTCCCCCCCCACAACGACAGgtaccggtcaagggacgactgactgataTCAAAATGATGGAACTATCCATCGACAagtaacagaaagaaaaaataagtagaTGATAGTAACTCCGAGAGAACACAGCTCCACCCTAGATTAGACACGATGGGAAGATCACGGTGGGACTCAGGTGTTTGGCCGATAAACAATCAGCTCAGCGCCCGACGGGATGTATAAAGGCCCCGCCAACAGGACAACCTCAATCTTCTTGGATTTTCCTGCAATCACAAACTTCACCATGTTACTCACACTGAGCGTTTTCGTTCTcacagtgtcgtctgctttgggtaaaatattgcttccattcataatttatttcaataaGATTTCTTTAGCAGATAAGTTCCAGAAGGACAGAAGCGTATCTGGACAGGAAGAATAACGAATGTACAGATTGACATTTCAAAGCAGTTCTGTTGGGATTTTTCACTCGGGGTCTTTTGTATTTTGGTATTACGAATGGATTAATATGAGGCTAGTTCTTTGAGATTATGTTGTCGAAGTGGAACTGCGTCAGTAAAAGTCTGTCTCCATATCTTTTCAAATCAGGTCTGCCTCCCAATTGTCCAGACTCTTCTCTGCCAGCTGTCCTCTCCCATCTGTCCAGACACcttcctgtgcgtgtgtgtgtgtgctgtgtgtgtgttacgtAGACAGAGATATGGATGCTGAATACTATACACTTACCCCTACATACGGGTCTTTTTTCAGCGGCCAATACCTGCCACGGAAACATCGACAACCTGACTCCTACCGGCATGCATAGCGGTGGTAAGTAAAGAAAACACCGTTAGTGACGTGTACAGTAAGACGCAGAGATTGAGTGCGTAACACTAgacaccggaagtgacgtgttCAGTAGCGTATGTCACAGTGACACGGACTGCGATAGAGAGAACTTTAATATCACAAAAGCAGTGTGGCATTAGAAGAATGATGTCAGTTTCGGAAATGTGTGAGTAGTATTCAGAAGTGCGCAAGGTCAGAGTTCATCGCAGGAAGGGTGACGTAAATGTCTGACCAGTATTTTTGGATTTGAGTTTTAAACTGTCGACTATTCTAAGCCTCCTAGACTATTTCTCTACCGTCCTGTACTACAATGAAAGCAAGACAAAGGTGTTAAGTCTTAGGAAGCGAATTCTTGAAATAAATGGCAAGTGGAACAAAGCTACGTGTCGGAGTAGACAACCTCTGTATAAAACAGTGTTTAAACCAGCTTTCCGTTTGTCGTCAGTCATCTGGATCAGCGTTcttctgattttctttcttctcaccaGGTGTGACAGCCTCCCAGTCAGCCGTCCGCGCTCACCTTACCACTCTGAACGGCCTGAAGACGTGTTATGAACAAGTGGCAGCCACACACTGTAAgtgcagaaagaaaaggaaagtaaagattgattgattgtttaTTCAAGGCCATAACCCCAAAGaaggggagaaaagaaaaataacaatacgaTGTTTCATTCAATGGTATAAAAGCTAGAAATGCCTTGAAAACAATTACTTAAATACATAGATTAATCTTCCATTGtagactttttaaattaaaaagcatGGAAAAGATGCAATGCCAGATTCATTAGTTGAAGCCATtaacaaactcattttaaattGGTTGGATTTATCTTATAAATTTTCATGTGTGAATCTTACTTTGAGATGCTGTAAGGCTTCATTCACAGCACAGAACACTGTGAACTTTGTCTTCTGTATCGAAAATGATGGACTGTACCTACTCTAAATAGATAAAATCGTCATCAAATGATAATCTTTGttgtacaataaaaataaaactgtgagagtgagacagaggtagaaaaagtgtgtgtgtctagcgGTCACCTCAGGTACAAGACAGGTGACATAACAGTGACCTGAAGGACTCAGGTGACGTCATGTCCGGTGTGCAGGTATCGAGGCCAGTGTCATCGGAGGTCTCGCCAGCCGCGAGTCCAATGGCGGCGACTCTCTCACGGCCGCTGGCTACGGTGATAATGGACATGCTTGGGGAATCCTCCAGGTCtgaactttttgttttgctttgagtCATAAGctgcatgaaagaaagaagggaaacacagaaacaaataaagaaagaaggaaagtgagaatgacagaaagagaagagaaaaagaaaatgagggaGAATGAACAAAATAGGAATTCTAAATGAGTTTTATGTCATATGTTATTAAGGTTTATTATGGTATGATCTATGGTGCACTGTTGAGAACGTGGTCAAGaataaaaatctctctctctctctctctgttcttgaACAGTGTGACCTCACGCACTCAGGCCTCCCCTGCCGGGAGTGTGGTGCTCGCACCTGTTGTCATGTTGAGATGATGGTCGGTCGTCTACTCATCCCCTACATCAGCCAGGTCTCCGCCAAACACCCGTCGTGGAGCCTGGAGCAGAAACTGCAGGGTATGTTGCTGGTGCACCCGGCAAACGGGGACAGCGGGGTGTTCCTAGTCTCAGGAGAAGTTGCCTGATCTTTCTTTGGAGGTCTTACACTCACAAAGACGGACAGGGACAAACTTCACTTCACTAACAGGAAATAATACAATCCAGACAATCCAGTACAAACTATTATATGAAATAGTCACAAATAATTACGCTTATTTTGAAACTATAGGCAACTGAACGCTGACACCTTTAGCTGGGAGAAGAAGGCATAAAATTTAAGTGAGGAAGCTTGATAGTTACCTTTAAAATTATCTTcataaattaagaaataaatgtgttgaGGTAAAAAGCAAGATGGTTACTTACAACCCACAAAATTCAAGTGTGCGGTCACTTAACTAGTTCGGGTTGCAGTGGACCAGTTACCAGGATGTGATGGATGCCAAGAGATAATGTGACACAAGTAAATTAATGCTAATTATTTGTTAATTGTCACCAGGTGGCGTAGCTGCCTACAACTTTGGCGTGGGCAACGTTCAGAGCTGGGCTGGCTTGGACATTGGCAGCACCGGCAACGACTACAGCAATGACGTCATCGCCCGCGCTAAATACCTGAAGTCGTTGGGCTGGTCTTAAACTTTTATGTTGAGAggctgaaaaaaagaataaagatgtaacatattttctacaaataCGAATcttatatttgcatttttatcatGAACGAAAAGATTGTGCGTGCATACCATAAAGAATATACTTCATTGTATTACGtaaactacaaacaaacatcatgaCAGGATGATGCACTAGCTCCACCATGCCAATGGGAAGTTCTTTATTTCTGGTCTGCTGAACTCTTCTGTTCTGAGACGCTAGCGAGGTGATGAATGAAAATTAATTCACACTGCAGAGCCTCAGAACAAGTGATAAGTCGTGTGTTGTGATGTGTTGTTGGATAAAATGAtttgatgtgatgtgatgtgccTAGATAAATAATTAGTTTTAGTTCACAAAGCTTTATTGTTGGAATGTGAGAGTATTTTTCGCTAATCAGGTAGCTCTGAACGGCCTATTGGTTTTATGTGAAACATCTTTGAAACAATATTGCAAATATGAATGAAGGAATTCTAGTAGACAACTATCATCTTCACAATGCTCCATCATTCATTCATCACTGGTGTCGCAAACACTGGTAAACATCATTGTATCGGAACTCAAAGCAAAGACCCTCGTCGTGATTTGGGAGAGAACTTGAGGGGAAAATTTATGTTCCAGTCAGTGGAGGATTTTTACCTGAATCTTATAGTTTCCAGGTAAAATGTTGACCAGTTTTAACTGATTTAAAACCAACAGTTTGTCCGTCTCTTGTGTTGTGTTCCTTTTCAGTCGTTTTTCTCTTgcatgataaaataaaaagtgagcAGAAAGACATGTTTAATgtagaataaagaaaataggcaaaataaataatatatatatacgtcacaataaatataaaaataaataaaaatagaggaaaaggaaaaaaagaataaaatgaaaaaagtaaagaaaagggggtgaataaaaaaaaagcaagaaaacgaaaaaaaatgacagagagATTGAAAAGTGCACACAATCTGTACTATTTAGTTTTGCACGAAAAATCCACCAGTGGAAGTCTGTGCTCATTTTAAGCAGAATAAGCACACTGAAGTGGAATGAAAGATATGTTTTGTCACTAATGTCATCGTGACATTCACTGATAATATTGCATGTTCATCCTTCTTATCTTAACCAGAAAAGCACGAAAAATCTCGAAACGAATAATAACCATGTCTGCAAAAAATACTCTTAATTTTACGAGCATTACAAGGGCTGTGATTTGATCCTGTTGTCATTATTTCATGGGATCTTGAGGTCTAGAGTGCTGTGCTCAAAGCACTTGTGTTTtatgagaatattttttatttcgtttttataACGCAATagagaaagttttaaaattttgtccGTGGCttagaagtttttaaaaatcctgtAGTCCATAGTTTGACAGCAAAACGTGACTATTTTATCAAGGGAAAGATTTTAAACTAGTTCTTGAGAAAAGTTTCGTGGCTGGACAGGTGAAACCACTTGCACTAAACCTGAACTAAGACACAGACGGACCTTAGATAAAGCCGGGTGTAGAAAACTTCACCTCAAACTGTCCTGGTCTTATCGTCTGGAAACTTCCACAAACTGAAGGTGAGCTCAGATTTACGGAAGCATTCAGgcataaactttataaaaaaaattccctctTGTGAGTCATATTTCCTAATTATTGTTTATGTATTGTTTATTATCTATGCAGTCGCAAGACTGTATGAATTACATGTGTAgtgttaattttctttattgttcgACGCCTACCTTCCGgtctgtttcattttgtttgtttgtttgtttgtttgtttgtttgtttgtttgtttgtttgtttgtttgtttgtttgttcgtttgttcgttcgtttgtgtgtgtgtgttttcagttaAATCAAGTAATCTAGCGTGCGTGGAGTCCGTGCTTATAACATAGTCAATGCGCTGTACCTGCATTTacatattaatgtattttatcaGGCTTTCTAAGTGAGCTTGCTTTAATCAAAATCTCAGAAATAGCTACAATTTACAGCGATGATTCCCAGGGAAGGCACCTTGCCAGATATTGGCGACTGCTACGAGTTAGACCATCTGACCAATGGTACACTGACCTTAATGTACTAACTCACTGGATTCAGATTTCCGTATCTTATTAGAGTAGGTCAACATCGAATCATAAGACTTTCAAGAAAAGTTCTTGTGCTGTTGTTCCTCATCTGACATCACATCTGCAAGATGACTGGAAGACATACATTTGAAACTGTGACGAGAACAGTTGACGTGAGTAGTTTTTTCCGGTAACACTTCAGGTGTTTGCTCACTGACCATCTTACCATCACTCATTTTCCTTCTGTCAACACCTGTGTCTCTGAAGCCacaccttttctcttttttttttctctttttcccacCTGCAGATGCGGTTCTTCGTCGCTCTGCTGCTCCTGCAGCTGTACAGTCGATCAGAAGCTgctcagtgcgcatgcgccacTACCACCCTGAATGTACGCAGCGCGGCGGGTACGTCTCACAACGTCGTCCACGTCATGAATTCCGGCGACTGCGCCACCTACTCGGGTCAGTCCAGTCAGGCCGACGGCTACACCTGGCTACACGTGACGGTTGGCGGACAGGTAAACCCTGGTATCTACACCCTGCTCTACAGG
The Pomacea canaliculata isolate SZHN2017 linkage group LG2, ASM307304v1, whole genome shotgun sequence genome window above contains:
- the LOC112557861 gene encoding glycine, glutamate and proline-rich protein-like, whose protein sequence is MYKGPANRTTSIFLDFPAITNFTMLLTLSVFVLTVSSALAANTCHGNIDNLTPTGMHSGGVTASQSAVRAHLTTLNGLKTCYEQVAATHCIEASVIGGLASRESNGGDSLTAAGYGDNGHAWGILQCDLTHSGLPCRECGARTCCHVEMMVGRLLIPYISQVSAKHPSWSLEQKLQGGVAAYNFGVGNVQSWAGLDIGSTGNDYSNDVIARAKYLKSLGWS